The Lates calcarifer isolate ASB-BC8 linkage group LG18, TLL_Latcal_v3, whole genome shotgun sequence region TCATATTCTACAGTTGCTAACCAACAATGTGTTGGTCTGTCTTACATTATGTGACAATGTGGCTAGTCAGAACCAAACCGAACCGGTTCTTACTGAAGAcgtaacattttaaaagcataGAAAGAAAGGTATAGAAATAACAGACATAaaaagtgcatttgttgggactattttcagctgcggattaaTACACAATTAATTCACAGGTAAGTTATTTCCAGCAGCAATGAAGGTGTTTTTAATAGCTTTAGCACAGTGGAGATATCAAGTGTCATGACTCATATAGTATGGGTGAAATGTTGTGTAGGTgtaggggatttttttttttaccactaaGTCTTATGGCTGTCTCAGCTATGAAATGGCAACAACACGGACTCAAAGCCTTTAGCTGCTAACAATAACGAAAGAATGCAAAAGTTCAACTAGCTTTCCACAGACACTCCACCCAGTCTGCTCCTCTACTTGTGTCACCAACTATGAGCTGAGCTTGGTGAAGGTTTCAGCTCATTTAGGTCAGatattttctctattttaagTCTGACCCAGTTAATTTTAGCCCATATTAGTTTACATTTTTGCAAACTGGCACTATTAAAAGTATGCTGAATTACCTATTAAGTGTTCCTGTTAGCAACCATGgatttacatatatatatctaaTACTGAAGGATGCTGACAAAACCTTTTCCATTCTCAGGCCAGGTCTGGAGTTATATGGATCATTCTATGATTCTTTTTGGATGTTTATTTGCAATGGACACAATGACATAATGGTAATGACATCCTTGGAAAGTGTAACTCAccctgaaattaaaaatgtttgtatCATGCCTGTGTattcagatttgactgaattATGACCACACAGACAATTACAACAATTATTCACAGGACCAACTCTCACTGATAgtaagaaaagtaaaaaaaaattacactaGGCTGACTGACATAGACTATAAAGCAGCATTCACTCAGTTTCACATATGAAAGTCGAAGTCACAGGTAGAACTGCCGAGCGAGTGAAAGCTAATTTATTATTCAGTTCTTTCAGATTTAGAGGAGCTTGTTCAAGAAAATTACTCAGATTTAAGGTTTACACACTTACAACAGAGAGACTGCATTACAAATGTGCAAGATCACAACATCTCAGCCTCTGCTACATCATGCATATAGTAAAACATAATATCTCTCTTAGGTGTGGCAGGTCCTTCCATTAAAGCCTCCTGTCACAGCCTCCACTGCAGTGTTTGAAGTCAGTCATCattaacagctgcacacacagcagctgctgaatgagTGTAAGATGAAGTAATGTGTGGACAGAGCTACTAGTCACCACTTTAAAGAGAGAGTATGCACTGCATCTTTTTCTCCCTAGTGCTTATTTCCATCTTCCAGTTAAGATCTGGGTCAGCGCTGGACCccagttgtgtttttaaaacttagGAAGAAATTTGAAGGGTATCCTTTAATACAAGTCCAAAGTTTTAAGTTACTGTAGACACAAATTATGTCTCTCCAAGGTTTAGAAACTGTTCATAGTTGGCATAATTCGATGTCTGCTTTCAAAGAGAATGTTTTCAAATGACACAAGATGATCTGCTTAATGGTTTGCTACTAAAATCCTGAAAAGTGTTTGCACTCATGATAGATTTCCCTCTCCATCAGCGGGTTTATTCATTCTCACCTGGTGTTTAAAACCACCGTTCAGTTTTGGATACTCAGTCCTTAAAGCTCAAGTGCTCCAAATGGAGACAGTTGAGATTCGCACTTGATAGTTCTGTCACAGCGGGGGAACATTAATGCCAAAGTTTGAATTGCAATATTTACATATCCTCAAATATGATGTGTGTTGATAAGTATGTGCAAATTTGACGCAGTCAGGTTTTTGAGTGTTTAACCTCTGCACTTGATCATTTTTGTCCTGTTTGGTGtaaaaagatgtgtgtgttttctttaaacatAACTAAAaaaattttgacatttagtgaaacacatttatttactttgttgtCAGGAGTTAGAAGAGATGATTATCACTCTAATGTTTAGAGTGTAGCTAGAGTTAGCTACATTAGCTTTAGCGATGAGATGGGGAAGCAGCTTGCCTGGATCTGTAGTAGCTACACAAAACTAAACCTGTCTACCAGCACTTCTAACGCTCACTCACCTTCATTctggacagacagatgtgacagcagcattgatcctctcatctagctctcagcaagaaagcaaataaccGTATTTCCTACAATGTCAAACATTCCTTTAAATTGAAATTACTTGTGTCTTGAtaagtatacagtatatatttttgaaatggaaaaactaCTGTAGGAGAATGAtaaaatctgtcattattttatGCCTGCCTGTCTGAAACGGTAAACCTACTATCCACAGCTGAGGATGTTTCCATGACTTCTGCTCATTACATACAGGGATGATGGGATGGCCTCCTCATCGTCCTGAAAAGTAAAAAGTGGTCTGAGTCAGCGGATGGACAGGTTGATGGGTTGTTGAACTCCAactcaacaaaaaaaacacgCCACTGCTCTTCAACCCTTGTCCTCAGCCAGCACTTAGAACCCTGCTGATGTTCGTTCTGACCATGTAATCACTGactattttactattttacttAGATGCAAAAAATAGATGCGATTATGCATTCACCTGCCAGGTAAGACCAGCAGGCACTAGTGGATGCTGAGATGCAGGAGCGGAACCTGAACTAACTGCCTCCAGCAGAGTGAAGGACTGAGATGTGTTTACAAAGAGAATACTCCATGTTTTGCACTGTCCTTCTGTATTTGTcgttgtcgttgttgttgttgttgttgtcgtcactgctgctgcacccCTATAATCAAGAACATAAAGTTATCTGAGATTGAgaagaattttttaaaaatgttggtCCATCCACCCCCTGCATATCAAAGATCTAACTGTGTTATCCTGGAGCGAAGATGGACACTCTGGCAAAATCCCCAGAGGCCTTCCCCTTTGATGGTCGGCACCATGGAAACATACAGCGATTTGCCTGTCACGGTGTCCCGGGTGGAAAGCTCATAATTACGAGTGCATTGTGATTAGACTGAAGTCGGCATTATAAGACAACAGGCCTCATTCTCACTTCTCTTTCAGCTAATGGAATTGACTCATCTTCAGAAATGGGAAttcaattgattttttttctcttctttttttgtcaggtATTGAATTGGCTGTGCACGTGTAGATCCACAAGACTGaacaagaaagcaaaagaaaaaaaaaagaaaaacgcTGATGGAGCTGCAAGCTCACAGCTTACAACCTTGACTAACTGATTAGGTGGAGGAATACTTTCATGTGGCATGAAAGATGCCATCTGCTAGTTGCAAACTAACACGCACACAATGGCAAACAGCCTCTGAAGCACAGACAGAGggcattttggaaaataaagttACATGTCATTGTAATGGGGAATACTTAACACCAAATGTGGCAAcataaagtgaataaataagGCAGCAGACTAAATTTTGTATTCCAACAGTACAGGGATAATGGGGATTATGTAAACCCTTTGCACAGCTTAGTGCCATTTGAAAGCCTCAACAAGCAAATCCTAAAATACTGCTCTTCttttaaaaagggggaaagGGAGTTTTTGTAAGCTGCatcactgtttgtttacttatatCCACAACTAATGCACTTTTTCTGACACATGATTTAGCCTTGTATAAACCTTAGGCGGCACATTGCAACCCAGCACTAATGAAACTGTGGGTCTCCTACAGAAAATGAAGACATCTTCAAGGTCACAGATGTTTAATTACAAGGATGTTATCTCTAATGAACCAAATCGTCCTTGCCAAGCCACCATTAACAGCATAATGCTGAAGTATTCCATAGACAGGGTTGGAAATCCCTGCAGGGGTTATGAGCCTTCAGCTTCTGAGAACATCTAAACCTTTAAAATGAACATTGATTGTGCTGCACATAGAAAATCAGTCTATTTGTCTTCGATTGTGAGTCTTACAGGACCATTTGTTTGGTTTGAGGGTGTCAGTCAGTACCACAAGATATTACTCAAACACCAACAAAGATCTCCTGGGTTAAGGATGCAAACATCAATTTCTCTGTGAGTTGGGTGACTGCTATCAGTCGCATAATGCAGTAAAAAATGGATTTCcaagagacaaataaaaaaataagaatggCCAAAACTGaaagagcagaagcagagatatTCTTACTTTTAGTCCCCAGCATGGGTCAACATAATAACCCAGGTGACATCATTAGGTAGGCTGGATGGGGTATCTTCCATCAGTACACAATTGCTAAACAGcaggaaagaaagtgaatgCGTGCTAatgctttttcattttggttttgttgtaacAGTAACAGATTGCTTATTTGAAAAAGTAACTAACTGATGATTACTTGAATCATAGTATTGTAACACGTTaatttgttgtcattttaaccaaagataaaacataaataaaaacatcatagtatgtGGTGCTGATGctgcctcctcccctcctcttacacccctcctctcctccttttggCAGCATCCACTCTCGTATTATTGGCGTGCTGGCTGCTGTTGAGGTTCGTATTTACTCTCAGGACAGCCCCTCCCACAGCCACATGCAACCCGACCTGCAGGTGAACAGTTCAGCCGCGGCTTCCCCGTTTCCTCCGCACACTCTCGGTAGATTACCGGCAGGGGTGGAAACGATGCGCTTCACTTCCGAAAGAGCGAAGTTGGATTTAGGATTTTAAGGGATTCCACATACGGGACGCGATCCTGCATCCGCGTCCGGAGAGCGCGTGAAGACAGGCAAGATGATGGCTTGAATAGGCGGCGGTGTGGGCGTGAAGGTGAGCTGTCTGCTGGGTTTCtactctttgttttgttttggttcagcCAAAGTCGTAAAATCCTGGTTGTTATTTCCCTGCTGAGCCAAATATTgatgattataataataatatcctATAGTTGATCTTTCACCTACAATCAGTTTCCGTTGTACTCATTCTGACACAGTCTGACTTTTATCTCctatttgtgtctttttgtaaTGTTCCCACTTCTGTGAACTTCACACTGACTTCgactaacaattattttaccTATCATTTTGTTGATTCACCATTTAATTGTTTTGACTACAAAGAGTACAAAGAGACTGATAATAGTGAACAAATCCAATTACAAATGTTATCAGAGCCCAAGGGGCCTCATTAAaagtcttctttttttgtctaacCATCAGTCCAAATCCCATATACATTCAGTTTGCAGTGACATCAAAATTGGAAAAAGAGCCAATGCTCACTTTAAAGAAGCTGCACATACACATTAATTGGCATTTTTGCACAAGAAATTACTTTTTACTGATGAATGTACTTGCTTTTTTTGTTGATCAGCGAATCAATTAATTGGCTGATTGTTGGAGCTCTAAAATTCAACAATCCACAGTTTTCCTTTCTCCATGCTTGTTTACAATTGATCTGTTACAGATAAATAGATTGATAGATGGTTGAACAGGGGATGAGTCccatagaaaataaatattaaaaggacatatagtatagtaaagagataaaagtgaattaaaacaattgtgcatttataaaaacacatggTGCTGTGGGCTAAAGTCAGAAGCAGTCTGTATTTTATTGGTGGGAAAAGGGGGAGGAGTATGGATTACTAACGTGTGGATTAAGTTACACTTGTTCCAGCAGTTACTAACAGTTGTCATGTGCAGTTGATGCCAGCAGCTATCACACTTGTATTCACATGtggattattatttatttttagagttACATGCATGTAATGCCTTTCCCTGTATTATATTTTCACCCTTATACTATGTCAGTGTGCTCTTACAGTTTATATTACTGCCTATTTTTTTGCTTGTAAtaatgtatatactgtatgtgtaatgGTTCTGTGATTGTTGAGCTATTGTAGATTGTGTTACATGGCAATAGTGCAGAGATTTTTACAATTATAATTAGTTGCACAGATAGTGTAAAACATAAGGAGATTCATTTCCATGTTCCCTGTATcttccttgttttctctcttcagtTTATAAAAGCTGGCCATTATCAGAGGCTTGTAAACCTGACATGTGTACACCCAGTGAGAAGGTGACCTGACACCCCACCCTGAGGGAAAACCAGGATGCCTCCCATTGCATTGCAACTTTTAGGCAAGACCAGCGTTGGAGGGAGCcattgctctgctgctgcagtcttgCTGCTCCTTCTGTGTCTTggcttccctccctctgtggcTACTTGCCCACCCTACTGCCTTTGTGCCAGTGATATAATTTCCTGCAGCGGCCGCAATCTGTCCGTGGTGCCCTTTGATCTCCCGAGTTATGCCACGCGGTTGGACCTGAGCCACAATGCCCTCTCTGCCCTGCCAATGGATTGGATTCCCCAACTGTTTGACCGACTCGCTACACTGGTTCTCAGCCGAAACTCCATAAGCCGAATTGAGGTGAATGCTTTCGCTGTAACGCCGCATCTCTTCCACCTGGACCTTTCATCCAACGAGCTAACAGTGCTGAACTTATCCATCTTCACCGGGTTGGCAGAACTGAAAGAGCTACTGCTGTTTGACAACCAGATCGTCCAGATCAACCCTGGAGTCTTCAGAGATCTTCACAACCTGCAGAGGCTCTACCTCTCTAGGAACAGACTGACAGATTTCCCCCTTGGGCTTTATTGGGAAGCTGGGGGGCCTCGTAACCTGACCTTTCTTGATCTGTCCTACAACAGGCTCTCTAAGGTGCCTGTCCAGAGTCTGCTGTCTCTTCCCCACCAAGGTGGAATTTATTTGCAGGAAAACCCTTTGGTCTGTGACTGTGCTTTACTTGCCTTGCTTGAATACTGGATGTGGAAACAGTATCGCCCCCTGGTGGACTTCAGAGGTGAATACCCATGTGGGGATGATTCAGGACCAGGGCCTATTTGTAACCAGCAGGGAGTGTTGGATATGCCCCTTGAGGCACAGACATACCAAGAAGAGCCTGGTAAATGGCTGAGAGTGCCTTGTCCAGGTTTGGCTTCTTCAACCCAGGAGGGGCTGGTGGTGTTCTGGGTTACCCCAAGGACTGTAGTGAATTCGTCAACCAATGATCCGAGTGCCCACTTCATAGTTCTTCCCAATGGCACCCTTGAAATCCAAGGAGCACTCATGGAGGATTCTGGTACGTATTGGTGTGTGGCAGCCCGCCGGAGGCACTACAACCCCTATGAATCCATGGAAGTCAACGTGGTGGTTGGAAACTTGAGCGCTGCCACCACCAGTGGCTTGGCACATCGTAGTGGCACAGAGCATTTCAACACTGCGTTCACCACCCTTGCTTCATGTGTGGTCAGCATCATACTGGTGCTGCTTTACCTCTACCTCACCCCCTGTCGGTGCAGGGAAAGCCGGGGTGGATCAAGAGGCTGCGGCGGACGAGCCATCATCCTCTGTTCAGACCCCAGAGAGGTAGAATCAGGACAGAGGCGGTCAAATGGAAAGAGGGTGGCTTTCTTAGAGCCTCAGGCAGAGGACTCTGATATTGGTGGCCCAAAAACACCAGTAATGAACTTGGGTCATGTTACTACTGAGGGAATTCTCAAGAATGGAAGTAGGACAGTGGGACAGACCCTCACAGACCCAGCTCACATAGCATAGCAAGAAAATTACCTTTTACACCTCCTGTATTCTTATAGTCTCAAcctaagtgtttttttcttcactgtcttgTTTCAGTACACAGTGAAAATTGTCCTTTGATGTGAAGTAGTGTACTGTGATTCTTGTGAAGTACTTATACCCTGCAGGGTTTGGGGTTTTGGTCTGAGGCAGAGAATGCAGTCCTTTTGTAAGCAGAATTTCAATTATGTCTTGACTGTAACTGGCGTCTGTTTTTTATATTGAAGAGTTCATATGGAAATTTCACAGGTACCGCGGGGAAATTGTTACTGCAAAGATCACAAAGATCATATAAATGTGGGTGGCTTTTTAAATTGGGCTGAGAGGAGTATTCACACCTGATTTGATAAGCTGCTACAGGCACTGATCGTTGTTATACAGTACATTCTGTATAATATGGTTGTGGAGACTGCCATCACAGTGACCCTTGTTATTTTTAACCGTCTGTCTCCTGCTGTGGAGCGCATCATTTTCTAAACACAGCAGTCATATGTGTGAAATTATGTGAACGTTgatgttttcaaactgtgtctGCTACACGCTATCTTCAAATTATGCTGCTCAAATATGACCCTGTGAAAGTTCCTGTACAAAATGTGATACAATATAAAGTGAGACATGTACAGTAGCAGCCTATTGTGTTGCTATTGGATGGAAACCTACACAGTGATCACTGTTACTCAAATGTGGTGGAATTCCTTTTAAAGGGTGGTTGAtcaaattcctttttttttttagctatgTCGTGAGACTACATACAcaaattccattcacctccattcTATTGAGGTGTAGGCAAATAAAGACTGCATAACTAGATACCACTAGAGGTCAGGGAGAAAATAAAGTTGTAGTCGTAATTTATGTGGACTGACCCTTTAATCTGATAACTGAGCATGAAATTATATCTTGAAAAATacttaaatgaaaaagaaaatgaaaaaggtttTGGCATTAgctatacagtatatcactgTCACAATATGAAAACATCATAGTGATACTTGTAACAATATCTGCAACCTAAACAATGTAATCAGGTCGAGGTCCAGATCAGTCCTCCTCGAGCTGGTTTAGATTGACTTCTCAGTCAGTCTGGATACTTGTCGACCTGATCCCTGTTCTTCCTGTTAAAACTGGGCATCACTAAAGCCTTGTTTCTCCGATCGACAGCGTTACAAACAGCAGATTCATGGAGGAATTGATCCTTATTGGTTCAGACAGGAGGGGAGTTTGGGCTCAGTGATGAAGCCCCAGTCAGCCCAGATCAGTGTCACAGAAATCAGGAGGAGGTATGCCAGCTCGCCCCAAGCCCACCGTGACCTACATTCCTGTATCCTCTCTTTGTCTGATTTTCATAGGTGTGTGGAATCATTACCAAGGTACCAAGAGGCTTGTTATAGTTTCCTTGGCTGTACATGTCCATGCTATCACTGTCTGAGTAccatcttttttctgttctgttagACATAGGGTGAAACTGAAGTGAAAGTAACACTTTGTCAAGACTACAATGGCTGATATTTGAagatatgaaataaaatgtttcaattTTGAGGGTGAATGTGTTCTTTTATCCCTACAAGTGAATATAACAGTAATACTCATGTTCGACCTGCTTAGTTCCTACTTTCACCATGTTtggctcctctctctctggtcaaATCTTTTTTGGCATTACTCTGACCTGAAATGACAAGAGGCTTTTTGGGTGAAATATGAAAAGCAGTGTTACATCAGTAGGATTTAAGGATGACAAATAACCTCTTAGTGAGTCAACAAATCGCATTTTCAAAAATCCTCTTACAAGCCTTTCCAGTGGCTactaaaagaaaaagcaaaatcctttaaacccttttttttcttgcacacTTGTTGGTCAGTACTTTTCCAAGTAGAAAGACCGTGTTATAATTGCAGCGAGGATACAAGGTGTCTTTTACAGCAGCCTCATGCTTTCAGAGGCGACAGGCCAATGGCAGGTGTTGAATAGAGGCTTCAGGTAGTGATGGATCCCATTGGGACTAATTTAAGCAttccacactgttcactgtgaCAAGGTGCTTTTCACAGGTCAACATGGTGACATTTGGAAAGTGTTGCAGGTGTTGTCAgtctcatttcctgtttcaatGGGCAGATTAGAGCAAGTGGTCACTTCACTGAATAATATCATTTTAATGACGATAATAACTG contains the following coding sequences:
- the LOC108888334 gene encoding amphoterin-induced protein 2: MPPIALQLLGKTSVGGSHCSAAAVLLLLLCLGFPPSVATCPPYCLCASDIISCSGRNLSVVPFDLPSYATRLDLSHNALSALPMDWIPQLFDRLATLVLSRNSISRIEVNAFAVTPHLFHLDLSSNELTVLNLSIFTGLAELKELLLFDNQIVQINPGVFRDLHNLQRLYLSRNRLTDFPLGLYWEAGGPRNLTFLDLSYNRLSKVPVQSLLSLPHQGGIYLQENPLVCDCALLALLEYWMWKQYRPLVDFRGEYPCGDDSGPGPICNQQGVLDMPLEAQTYQEEPGKWLRVPCPGLASSTQEGLVVFWVTPRTVVNSSTNDPSAHFIVLPNGTLEIQGALMEDSGTYWCVAARRRHYNPYESMEVNVVVGNLSAATTSGLAHRSGTEHFNTAFTTLASCVVSIILVLLYLYLTPCRCRESRGGSRGCGGRAIILCSDPREVESGQRRSNGKRVAFLEPQAEDSDIGGPKTPVMNLGHVTTEGILKNGSRTVGQTLTDPAHIA